Proteins encoded in a region of the Panicum hallii strain FIL2 chromosome 3, PHallii_v3.1, whole genome shotgun sequence genome:
- the LOC112886763 gene encoding cytokinin dehydrogenase 9-like, whose translation MKPSVLQYLKLFLLFAFGGVTTVHVPDQDVLASLHKLHLDGHFSFSDVSTAAQDFGNLSSSMPAAVLHPGSVDDIATTVRHVFLRGEHSTLTVAARGHGHSLRGQCQAAGGIIIKMESLQTAKMQVHSGASPYVDASGGELWINVLHETFKYGLAPKSWTDYLHLTIGGTLSNAGVSGQTFRHGPQISNVKELEIVTGRGEIFTCSPENNSDLFHAALGGLGQFGIITRARIALEPAPNMVRWIKVLYSDFTSFTEDQEMLISAERTFDYIEGFVIINRTGILNNWRSSFNPQDPVWASQFESDGRVLFCLEMTKNYNTDEADNMEQEVNNLLYQLRYIPPSLFHTDVSYIEFLDRVHSSEVKLRAKGMWEVPHPWLNLMIPKSSIHTFAREVFGKILKDSNNGPILLYPVNKFRWDNRTSVVIPDEEVFYLVGFLSSAPSSSGPYSVEHTLNLNNRIIEFSDKAGIGMKQYLPNYNTEQEWKAHFEARWETFVRRKNAYDPLAILAPGQGIFHKALLPLSS comes from the exons ATGAAACCGTCAGTTCTGCAATACCTGAAGCTTTTCCTTTTATTTGCTTTTGGTGGAGTTACCACCGTGCACGTGCCTGACCAAGATGTGCTTGCATCCCTCCATAAACTACACCTCGATGGCCATTTCAGCTTCAGCGACGTGTCTACCGCTGCCCAGGACTTTGGAAATCTCTCTAGCTCCATGCCAGCTGCTGTGCTTCATCCAGGCTCAGTAGATGACATTGCCACTACGGTCAGGCATGTTTTCTTGaggggtgagcactccacgctCACCGTGGCGGCCCGTGGGCATGGACACTCACTCCGAGGGCAGTGCCAGGCAGCTGGAGGGATCATCATCAAAATGGAATCCCTCCAGACTGCCAAAATGCAGGTGCACTCTGGTGCATCGCCCTATGTTGATGCCTCAGGAGGAGAACTCTGGATAAATGTCCTGCATGAGACATTTAAGTATGGTCTGGCACCAAAGTCATGGACTGATTATCTCCACCTCACAATTGGAGGCACGCTGTCGAATGCAGGGGTCAGTGGGCAGACGTTCCGGCATGGCCCACAAATAAGCAATGTCAAGGAGCTGGAGATTGTGACAG GAAGAGGAGAAATTTTCACTTGCTCACCTGAGAATAACTCTGATCTCTTCCATGCTGCTCTTGGTGGCCTAGGTCAGTTTGGCATCATCACTAGAGCCAGGATTGCCCTCGAGCCAGCTCCGAATATG GTGAGGTGGATTAAAGTTCTCTACTCAGACTTCACAAGCTTCACAGAGGATCAGGAGATGCTTATTTCGGCAGAAAGGACCTTTGATTATATAGAGGGTTTCGTAATCATCAACAGGACAGGCATCCTGAACAACTGGAGATCATCGTTTAACCCACAGGATCCAGTGTGGGCTAGCCAGTTCGAATCGGATGGAAGAGTGCTCTTCTGCCTCGAGATGACGAAGAACTACAACACTGACGAGGCGGACAACATGGAACAG GAGGTCAACAACCTACTGTATCAACTTAGATATATACCTCCATCCCTATTCCACACAGATGTCAGCTACATCGAGTTCCTGGATAGGGTGCATTCCTCTGAGGTCAAACTGAGAGCTAAGGGGATGTGGGAAGTCCCACACCCATGGCTAAATCTCATGATTCCAAAAAGTTCGATCCACACATTCGCACGGGAGGTCTTTGGGAAAATTCTGAAAGACAGCAACAATGGTCCCATATTGCTCTATCCAGTAAACAAATTCAG ATGGGACAACAGAACGTCAGTAGTCATACCAGATGAGGAAGTTTTCTACCTAGTGGGATTCCTATCCTCAGCACCATCTTCATCAGGCCCCTACAGCGTCGAACATACATTGAACCTCAACAACCGGATAATAGAATTCTCTGACAAGGCAGGTATTGGGATGAAACAATATCTGCCAAACTACAACACTGAACAGGAGTGGAAGGCCCACTTTGAGGCAAGGTGGGAGACATTTGTACGAAGGAAAAATGCCTATGACCCATTGGCCATCCTAGCCCCAGGGCAGGGAATATTTCATAAGGCATTGCTACCGTTGTCTTCATGA